The sequence TGTTCCTGGCAACCACTGCGTACGACCGGGTGGCGGGCCGGATGGTCCGTGAAGGCCACGTGGAACAGGTCGCGGCACGCCGGCTGTTTTCCCGAAACCGGACCGGCTACCGCCCAGCGGACGGCAACAACGCCGCCTGGCCGTGGGCGCGGCTGCTCAACCGACTCCAGCGGCAGGAGCCGCTGGACAACACCGACCGGCTCCTCGGTGGGCTGTTGCTGGCCTGCGACTGGCACCGCACGGTCCTGCGGACCGCGGACCTCAACGTGACCCTGTCACTGCGCCACGAGCTGCAGCAAGCGCCCGAGCCGGTACAGCTACTGGCCGCCCTCACCGAGAACGCTGTTGGCTCTGCGGTCACTTCCCGCCTCCGATAAGCGCACCCCTGCACCCACCCACCCACCTTCTTCAAAGGAGCCGTCTGCTGTGTCCCGTCCCCCTGCCGCCGCTCGGCCGAGCATGGTCCTGCAAACGCTGGCCGCGAACCGGCTCGGACCGTGGGCGCTGATCTTCGGCGTGCTCGCCGCGGCAGCACCGCTGACCGTTGCCGGGTCCGGCGCAACCACCGGCTGGGCCGTCACCGGCGTCGCCGGCATCCCGATCGGCTACGTCGCCGACGCGATCGCGCTGGCCCTGTTCTTCGTCGGCTTCGTCGCGATGGCTCAGCGCATACCGAACGCCGGCGCGTTCTACTCCTACATCACCCACGGCCTCGGCCGACCCGCCGGTGTCGCCGCCGTGTTCCTCGCGATCGTTGCCTACAACGCGATGCAGATCGGGCTCATCGCCGGGTTCGGACCCATCGCCGCGAGCTTCCTCGCCGAACACGACATCCTCGACGTGCCGTGGTGGGCGATCGCCTACCTCGGCATCATGATCGTCGCCTGGTTCGGCGCCAGCAGCATCGAGCTCAGCGGCAAAGTGCTGGGCACCTTGCTGATCGCCGAGATCGCCATCGTCATCGTCATCGCAGTCGCGCTGGTCACCCACCCCGCGGGCGGCACCGTCAGCTGGAACACCCTGGATCCGACAACGCTGTTCGGCGTCGGCGGCGGCACCGCGATGGCCATCGGCATCGCCGGCTACGTCGGGGTGGAAAGCGTCCCCGTCTTCCGCGAGGAAGCCAAGAACCCGGCCCGCACCATCACCCTGGCCATCTTCACCGCGCTGGGCATCATCGCCGTGCTGTACTCGTTCGTCTCCTGGTCAGCCTCGGTCGCCACCGGCCCGGAAAACATCATCGACCGCGCCCGCGCCGAGGGCCCGAACCTGCTGTTCAACCTGGCCGACGACCA is a genomic window of Actinoplanes teichomyceticus ATCC 31121 containing:
- a CDS encoding GOLPH3/VPS74 family protein; the encoded protein is MSAVVAMPAAKRPRTRGAVRNAPLADDLFRLMHKERDGALQLHEDVAGLVLAAALLGELVLGGHLMITADYAVTVPTRPAPYEPLAHEVLDIVTCESHPAPTWLLFLATTAYDRVAGRMVREGHVEQVAARRLFSRNRTGYRPADGNNAAWPWARLLNRLQRQEPLDNTDRLLGGLLLACDWHRTVLRTADLNVTLSLRHELQQAPEPVQLLAALTENAVGSAVTSRLR
- a CDS encoding APC family permease; translated protein: MVLQTLAANRLGPWALIFGVLAAAAPLTVAGSGATTGWAVTGVAGIPIGYVADAIALALFFVGFVAMAQRIPNAGAFYSYITHGLGRPAGVAAVFLAIVAYNAMQIGLIAGFGPIAASFLAEHDILDVPWWAIAYLGIMIVAWFGASSIELSGKVLGTLLIAEIAIVIVIAVALVTHPAGGTVSWNTLDPTTLFGVGGGTAMAIGIAGYVGVESVPVFREEAKNPARTITLAIFTALGIIAVLYSFVSWSASVATGPENIIDRARAEGPNLLFNLADDHIGSALPVIGNILMITSLFAAMLAFHHGAARYFYSPGREGVLPRFLGTTAPRSKAPLGGSLLQTGLALLLVTTYAITGWDPLTKGFYWLTVVGGVGVLLLMTITSLAVIVYYTKLRRTGEPIHESSWRTTITPVIAFVGLAWITYETFRSFDTLLGVEQGHPASLLFPLLYVAAAVAGLLHAVYLAGARPQVYRVIGRGAEAAVAALTSEATPTKTRR